A region of Bicyclus anynana chromosome 15, ilBicAnyn1.1, whole genome shotgun sequence DNA encodes the following proteins:
- the LOC112052129 gene encoding integrin beta-2, which yields MPCCKVTITKNRNCDLNCDKAGCICIPTDGKACICVCLDAKDNIIRCDNCKCEEDSCKSGELTCEAGGKNCVCMPTGGADCICVCINSDGKFIRCDDCSCSYENPKEDDQYCSKPECIASDENADGKPVRYDNCKCKNTTKECDKSGCVCILSGGAKCICVCRDGKGGFKRCDDCVCSSQTKEDLEKCNEEGCVCIPTEGKECICICLNNEGKIVRCGDCKCTNTDKECAKSGCVCILTGGAKCICVCRDENGSFKRCDCACTSGTKNESAKCNKEGCVCILTDGKDCICVCYNNEGKIVRCDDCQCKDTSKECNKSGCVCILTGGAKCVCVCTDEKGGFQLCTDCNCTDNGEDQGKQDEACCSTSTKGKCC from the coding sequence ATGCCTTGCTGTAAAGTGACCATTACTAAAAACCGCAATTGCGATTTGAATTGTGACAAAGCTGGATGCATTTGCATTCCGACAGACGGCAAAGCATGCATCTGCGTCTGTCTGGACGCTAAAGATAACATAATCAGATGTGATAACTGCAAATGTGAAGAAGATTCTTGCAAAAGTGGCGAGTTGACTTGCGAAGCTGGAGGGAAGAATTGCGTATGCATGCCAACTGGGGGAGCTGAttgtatatgtgtgtgtatcAATAGTGATGGGAAATTCATACGCTGCGACGATTGTTCATGTTCATATGAAAATCCTAAGGAAGATGATCAATACTGTAGCAAACCTGAATGCATTGCAAGTGATGAAAATGCTGATGGCAAACCGGTTCGATATGACAactgtaaatgtaaaaatactaCCAAGGAATGCGATAAGTCTGGATGTGTATGCATTCTAAGTGGTGGAGCCAAATGCATTTGTGTATGCCGCGATGGAAAAGGTGGTTTTAAACGCTGTGATGACTGCGTTTGCTCGTCACAAACTAAGGAAGACTTAGAAAAATGTAACGAAGAAGGTTGTGTGTGCATTCCAACAGAAGGTAAAGAATGCATCTGTATCTGTTTGAATAATGAAGGTAAAATAGTTCGTTGTGGTGATTGTAAGTGCACAAATACCGACAAAGAATGTGCTAAATCTGGATGTGTATGCATTCTAACTGGTGGAGCCAAATGCATTTGTGTATGTCGCGATGAGAACGGTAGCTTTAAACGTTGTGACTGCGCATGCACTTCAGGTACTAAAAATGAGTCTGCTAAATGCAACAAAGAAGGTTGTGTATGTATTCTAACTGATGGAAAGGACTGCATCTGCGTTTGCTACAACAACGAAGGCAAAATAGTTCGTTGTGACGATTGTCAATGCAAAGATACTAGCAAAGAATGCAACAAGTCAGGATGCGTATGCATTCTAACTGGTGGTGCCAAATGCGTTTGTGTATGTACTGATGAAAAAGGTGGATTTCAGCTCTGCACCGATTGTAATTGTACTGATAATGGCGAAGATCAAGGAAAACAAGATGAGGCATGCTGTTCTACTTCTACTAAGGGAAAATGTTGCTAA